In the Excalfactoria chinensis isolate bCotChi1 chromosome 18, bCotChi1.hap2, whole genome shotgun sequence genome, GAGCTAACTGCCGTTAAGCGGGTGTTCGGGGCGAAACAGAAGGTTACGTCCCCGTTCTCCCGCAGCACTACCGCCCACCGGCCGTTCCGTGTCGCTGCAGCTCCGCGCTCCGCCCTCAGCGCGGCCGCCATTTTGGGGCGTGGAgccgcggccgccgccccgcccctccGCGCCTCCCGTGCCCGCAAGATGGCGGCTGCCGGCAGGGCCTGGAGGCTCGCGGCGCTGCTGCCGCCCTGGCGGCTGCGAACCCCGTGTCGGTCCTCGTGCAGCGCGGCGCGGGGCGCTGCTGCCGGCGGCGGCCGCTTGCTGCTGGGCGCTGCCTTCGCGCTGGGCGGCGGGGCCGGTCTCTGCCTGGCGGCGCGGCATCGCCTGAGGGAGCACTCGGCCGCGGAGGTAACGCGGCGCCGGGCCCGGCGGGAGAAGGGGTGGGTTCTTCCGTCCCCGTGGTGCTCGCGGCTGTTGGTGGCCCGTTTCCGATCGGGAAACTGCTTaaaatgatgagaaagaaaCTCTGGGCTTGTTTCGCTGGAGGAGCAGTAAGAAACGCCTGTCAGAAAGCCGGAGCTTGCAGGGGTGCGGAGCGTGGCCTGTCACAGAGTTGCTGCTGTTTCCAGCGCCCGCTGAGGCCGCGCAGCCAAATGCATTGTAAATAAGAAGCAAACCGAGAAGTCTGCGATGTTTTATAGTGTATGACCAACCACTAGCACGTGTCGGCTGCTGGAGCCAGGCAGGGAACGTCCTTGGGGCGATGTTTTGCTGTTGTGCCTCCCTTGGTTAATTCCAGCGCTCTGAATGTAGGCCGGTGTGTCTGAGCGCTTTGCTGGCTCAGCCTCTGCCATCGGTTGAGGTACAGCGCTGCTTCCCCTCACTGCATTGAAACCAGCAGCGAGGCCTCCTCCTGCACTCCCCACCCGAGGGTGCTGCACAGGTTATAGAACCCCAGACTGTGTGTGGAAGGGTCTGCTGGCTGGGTCTCGCttctttttggtttatttttggcTGCGAATTGGAGTTTCCAACAGGTTGAGCAGATGTTAAAAGATAAACACAACCAGTTATTGGTCCTGTGAGGTGAACGTGATGTTGTTTGTAGAAAGCCACTTTGAACTGAGATGCACTGATGATCAGCTGTTGGGACTCAGTGACTATAAGTTTGCTACAAAAAATGAGGGTGAAATCAAGATGAGGTTTATACTTTTTAGAATAAAACTAAAACTTTCGgtcttgttttcttccccagctgcctgcagggaacCTGCAGCTCACCCTCTACCAATATAAAACCTGTCCTTTCTGCAGTAAAGTCCGGGCTTTTCTGGATTATCATGGGCTGCCCTATGAAATTGTGGAAGTAAACCCGATAATGAGGAAAGAGATCAAATTCTCTTCCTACAGAAAGGTGCCCATCCTGCTGGCTGATGCTGGGAGCCCTCTGGTAAGTTGATTAGCTGACTTCTCTCAACCATTATGCAGGACACACATTTCATGCCAGAGATAAAAGGGTCTGCTTACGTTCTATGGGAAGAGATCACTTATAATTTAACTCTGGCTTTTTCATATTAGTGTTGCTTTGCTGTTGCAAAGTGCTTCAATCCAAAACCCAATAGTATTGCCTGTGCACCTGTCCATCAAGTTCTCTATTATcagaatggaaaacagatttgaaaTGTGTATAGGAATTATtgaatcatggcctgaaccactgattgggcacctggggaaaggacctggtCAGCCTTGGGAGCACAGGTGGGGGCAGTTCAGCTGTAGGGGTGGGatctggctgcacctctcttacacctcatttaagggctgactgccactgggagGGATCTCCTCCTAGAAATCCCTCCTTGGTGAAGTTTTCCCTGTGAACCTGGAGTCTTCTGATATGggtgagcaatcttcttcccttcctttctatTGTGCTGGTCCTTCCGTTCTCACACCTTTGCTGTAACTCCTTTCCCATTGTATTGATTTGTCTAATTGCTACAAAATGGTACTTTAAGTGCTTTAAGAGATCTGCAGGAAGGGCTGCCTGTGGAAAAAGGGACTGCAGCACTAATTTGGAAACCTCAGCAAACAGGGGGAAAGATTGAGAAATTCCTTTTCAGTATCACCAATTTCTGAAAGTTTGtttgaattctgtttttcagcagttgaATGACTCTTCGGTGATCATCAGTGCAATAAAGACCTATCTCATTTCCaagtaaggaaacaaaacaatggaAGAAGAATTGAATGTGACTGGCCCTGTGAATCTCACCTGTGagattttctttgcataaaAACTGCCCAAGTTTGTACTAAGCTTAAGTTTAGCCATAATGTCCAGAGTGCAGTCAGATCTCTCTAGCTGTGGCCTGTCCTTTGGATCCACTTGAGAAACACAGGAAGTTTTATGCCTGCAAAAACACCCTGtctaacacagaaaaataagacagaCTTTTTATAGttatttcagagcagctgttcCAAAGTCTTTGCAAAACTTAGTTCAGATAAAATTTGGAACCGCGTGCACTTGGACTAATGTTTTAAAGTCTCTGTCTGTCAATTTGTTCTTTGCTCTTGCCTGGTTTTGTTGCATTCTGATCAGGTGCTGACTGTATTTCTGTCCGCAGGAAAAACAGCCTAGAAGAAATCGTGTCCTTTTATCCTCCCATGAAAACTGTGACTGAGCAAGGCAAGGAGGTACTTGAATACGGGAATAAATACTGGCTCATGCTGGATGAGAAGGAGACGAAGCGAGTCTATCCTGTCAAAGAAGTGAGAGTGTAAGTGCTCTCAAGTTTGTGGGTCCTTCAGGTAGTGTCAAGCCTGCTCCAGATATCCTCATGGTAGTGTGTGTTAAATCCTGTGGGTGCTGACAACACCTGCCATGCCCTCTTGGTGTCTAAAAACTGGGTAGCTGGTGTGGCTTTGTGTGTTATACATCATTTGAAACAGTGCAGGGTGACCTAGTTCCCTCTGCCGTGGTCATACCAGACTGCAGTTGCCTCCACTTTCTTTCTTGGCCTTTATGTCACCGAGGGATGCCATAGAAAACAAGTTTCCGTAGGGTGTACTTGCTCCTTTAGTTCTCAGGGGGAGGAAAAGCTAGTGCTCTATCTTCAGTCTTAATTACAGATGGAGATTGGAGGAGCCTTGCTGAAGATAATGCTCCTGAGTGCATTTCAGAGAGGTCACCAAAGCACGTGTTTAGGTAGGGCTTTCGACACAGTTGTCCTTGGTAAAACCTCTGGCTAATGTCAGTGTGATTCTCTCTGCCTCCTCTAACCCTGCTTTCCGTACCTCACTCACTGACACGTCTTTTTCAATACCCTCAGGGAAGAAATGCAGTGGAGGAAATGGGCAGATGACTGGCTTGTTCACCTCATCTCCCCCAACGTTTACCGCACCCCCAAAGAAGCCTTGGCATCTTTTGATTACATTGTCCGTGAGGGGAAGTTTGGCACTGTTGAAGGTTTCTTTGCCAAGTACCTGGGGGCCGTTGCCATGTTCTTCGTTAGcaagagactgaagaaaaggtTGGTACCACTGAGCGCAGTCATAACTCCCTAATGGCCATAGCTGTGAATTCCACAGCTTAAAGAGCAGAATAAAGAGCAGAATCTCAGTTTGAAACCAAGCCATTTAATGCAATGTAACAGCTCTGTTTCTCTAGCTGGACGTATTGAACTCCTCATCTGCTCTTTACTCGCTAGCTGTCCCCTTCACCTTAAAATACCTTCCTGATTTCCCCAGCAAAGACCAGCCCAAAAGATTAGAGATGATGAAAGGTTAAAGAACCAAACCCGTGTTTTCAGTCtagttcttttctttgtttaggCATCACCTTCGAGATGATGTCCGAGAGGATTTGTACGAAGCAGTTGATAAGTGGGTAAAAGCCATTGGCAAAAATAGATTGTTCATGGGTGGAAGCCAACCAAACCTTGCTGACTTGGTAAGCAACTAATAAGTGGTTAATTCCTGTTTCTATGGTTACACATATTGCAAATTACCTGGTTGTTCATCCTTGTGAAGTGGTGAACGTGAACATAGGCAGGGAAGGTGGTTTACACGAGCTACAGGCACGTAGAGCATGTTAGCAAAAGTAGGGCAGtatttgctgctttccttcagcaAAATGCTCTCTACAAAGAGCCTGCAGGGCAGTGATACAGACTGTGTGGAACCATGAGGAAAGCAGTTTGTAAACCAGAAGGACAGCTCTGGATAGCGAGTGCTGGTGAGCAGAGCCTcacacctgcacaggctgcGTTACACTTGGTGCTGAGGAGgtgctccttgcaggcagcatTGCGGAGCAGAGTGTGATTCCTACCCTGAAATGGAGGGGAAATATTTTCCACCAGGGCTTGATACTGAGCTGGTTTAAATTCTGCTCCATAACTGCGTTTAGATTCTATCCTTTTCTTAACTATTTCCTTCAAGTAGCAGTTTGTGTTCATGCAACCTTTCTGCACGTTCCATCTTCCTTACTAACTGGAGCGTGCTGTAGGCAGGTAAAGAGCCTTATTTCCTGGGCTGTAGAGGTGCTCTCATTGATAGCCTGAGCCATTCTGCACCACTGACTTTCTCAGTGTTGTTCTGATCTATGTCCTCTGGCGCAGGCGGTGTACGGAGTGCTCCGGGTCATGGAGGGGCTGGAAGCCTTTGACGACATGATGGTCCACACCAAGATCCAGCCTTGGTACCAGCGCATGGAGGAAGCcattcagaaagctgcagcctgaTGCCACCTGCAGCCTCCTTCCCGAAATACTtgcatgggggaaaaaaacttcagaaggaatgttttattttttaaggagtTGAACGGACTGATCACAGCTCTGGAACTGACATGCAGGCACTGAGACTGTCCTGTTCAGAGCCCCGAGCTTCTGCGAGCAGAGGGATCCCGCAGTGTGCAAGTGTTTAGAAGGATGGGGGCAGGTACAAGAGAGGTGCTTGGGGCACtgctggaaggaagcagcagctcgGGCTGAAGTGAAGAAGCACTGAGCAGACTTCTTTGAGGTGAGAGCcgtgctcagagcacagcactgtaaGAGCAGGCTGCTTTCTTGGCTACTAGCGAGTGTTACAGCTGCATCTGGTCCGATAGTTCTCAGCAGCTTTTGCTTCAGGCTGTCTTCCTCCATTCATCCACACGGCTGTTCTGCTGAGACATCGGGTGCTGGATTTTAAAGACGAGTTCTTCTGCAATAGAatctgtggggctgggggagaatCCCCAGCGCTGGGAGAGGCGCCCTTCCTCTGCCGGGACGTGCTGTGCTGACGGGCTGGGAGCTTTGCTCTGCCTCGGAACGGTTCTGTTGGTGATCCTGTACGGTGTGCGAGGATAAAGGCTTCTCTGACAGCAATTCGTGTGAGCTCCTACCTGCAGCGCCCACAGCAcgccctgcacacagctctaGGGCCGGGCACTAAGTATGAGGTCTCAGGAATACCTCtggaaagcagtttgttttaaGGGGGTGGGAAGAGAAGGGTTAAGGGGtgttggtgtgtgtgtgggatCTCCAGGTGttgagtgctgctgtagcagctgagctgggagcGATGGCTGCAGGTCCGATGGCTGCAGGTCTGATGGCTGCAGGTCGGGCTGCGGTGCTTGCGGCCGGCTGGATGTGCTGCCCTGAGGGAAGGGGAAGGTTGGGAGGAAGCCGCTGGTAATTGCGGTAAGTGACCCCGCGCGTTGGGGGCTGTGTGTGATGTAAATGTCCGGGTTTATGGGCATGAGTTCGGAGTTTGTTCTGAGGTGGCAGAACGGCCGCAGTGCGGCAGCATTTTGGTGCCGCTGTCCTTGTCAGCGCTGCTGCGTCTGCTCGAGCGGCTCCGAAGGCCGGAGCTGGGCCTGCAGCGCGGTCCGTTCTCGTGCCTTTATCTCCGGGACGGCGAACGCGGCGCCGAACCGAACCGCTCCCCGCGCTCTGTGCGCAGCGCGTTGCCGTGGCgacggggccgggcggggcgcggggcggcgaGCGGCGGCCGAGGCCGGTTTGAACCGCCCAATGGGAGAagcgcgggcggcggcggggcggcggcccCGGAAGTGCTGCAGCTTGTCCTGCCCGTGCTGTCCCTATGGCAGCGGGGCGCCCCGCCGCATCGCCGCCGCCGGCGAGGACCACCTGAGGCGGCCCCGGTCGTGGAACGCGCTCGGCAGCTCGCGGTGAGCGGGAGGGGGCGGACGGGCCGTCGGGCGGCTGTTGGAACGCGACGGGGAGCGGCCGAGGGGAGCTCGGCCCTTCTGCCCTCAGCGCGGGGCCGGGGAGGTCCCACAGCACTACTGCGCTGTGCGGTGACGCTCCTTCAGCACGGCTGTGCTGCTCGGCCCTATGGAGCCGCTCCGCTCCTAGAGCAGCACCGGCCGCTTTTCGCTTCCAGTTCCGAGCTGACGTAGCGGCCCGTTGGAGTGAACCGTTGGCCCGAGCCGGAGCACGGGCTGCCTCCGAGGGCGTTCCTTGCCCCGCAGGTTGTGTGCCCGCCCTCCGGTGCTGTCCGTAAGGTCCAGCCGGCAGTTACGCGTTGGCAGCGCTGTGTACGagtgcaggagagctgcagtgttCTGCCCGGCTGCTCAGGCAGCTCTTTCCCCGAGCCGGGTGAAGCCGGCCGTGGCCTCGTGCTGAACCGTTTCCTTGCCCGGTGCCTGTTCCTGGTGTGCTGTGATGTTCCTCATCAGGACCTGACGTTCTACATAAGCGATGTGCCCGTGTTGGTTTCACTCAGAGCAGGGTATCACACCCTGTCCAATTAATCACGAGCTGCAAACAGTCATCTGCATTCTGTTCTAGCAGCGCTATGGAACAAAATGACGCTTTAAGTAACACTTGTACCATGTCCCCTTACacagcaaactttgaggcaGCGTTCCCATAAGGTTAACAGCTCCAATAGCTCCGTACCCACTGGGCACAGCAGTCCGCACCCGTTTTTCCCAATCCCATCAGTAGGAGGCAAGCAGCTCACACTGCTCCCAGTTCAGGTCTGTGGATGGGACTGGTTGGCCAgcagtgtgtttgtgtttgctgggctgtgcagcacCAAGGACTTGTGTTGCAGGCTTTTCTGGGTCAGGCCCTCTTGTGTCATTATAGAAAATGGTTTTCCAGTGTTTGAACCAACTCTCAGTACGTATGGAACAGCAGGCTCAGTTGTTTCCTCATCCTGCACTTATCAGAGGAAGCAATGACACGCTGACTTTTGTTACTTGAGTTCATCCATCTGATGTATTTGAGTCTGTGTGTTGTTGCCTTTGTTTGAAAGGAAGGGAATGTTGTGAGGTTGGCACTGTTCCCCACCAGTTGGTCCCGATGGTCCTTACGGGTcccccttccaacttgggacattctatgattgtgtTGTTTCTGCATCAGGTGTCCCTTATCCATCGACAATGAAATGACATCAGTATCTACACAGAGCACAGTGTCAAGAGGAGCCAAAAGCCTTAAAATAACTGTAAGTAATTATACCTGGGTTGACAGAACTCTGCTGTTGGATTTTTCTAAGCTTTGCAGTTGCGTTGTACTGAAGAATCCTTCCCTTACCTCAAGGGAAGATTCACACCTACACTGATTTCTTTAACCTCATGTCTCCGGGCTTTTCTGTGCGAGGCAATTAGTGTGCAAAGTTGTACCTGTGTGCATCACAGAGGGAAAATCTGAACAAGGATCCAAAGGCTTTTAAACGTTGGTTTGACTTCAAGAATTTGAAGTTAAGCACATGTGTGAGAACTTACAGGTTCAGAGATCCAGGGTGGAATGAGCTGTTTGTTTCCTGGTGGGTTTTCTAATCCAAGATGttaaattaatgcttttttcctcttcctctatGAGATTTCTATTCAGTCTGATGGTGTTGGTTACTGCAATCCTTGATTTGCTTGACTGTTCTGATGCTTTGAACACCAGTGACTCTATCGGTACAATTGCATTTGTTCTTTAACAGCCACAAAAATATtagcagcagagaaatgatTTGTGATAATAGCTTTACAGCACAATAGCATGTGCTTCAAAATGGCAGATGCTATTGAAAGACAGCACGTGCTTCGACCAAAACTGGCCACTGTTGCTCTCTGGCACAGAGGGAAATGTTGTTATTTCCAGTTTCCTCATTCACAGGTTTCCTTTCATTGTATTGCCCTTTCCCGTCTGTGGGAGAAGAGCCATGAAGAACCGTTCCTCATCTCCCCCTTTGCACGTCCATGTGGATGAAAACACCCCTGTCCATGTCCATATTAAAAAGAGTCAGAAATCCACACCTGCAAAATGCCAGGTAGGAGTGTGCAGCTGGGTGTTTgtgagggctgcagggaggaggcagTCCTGGAAGCACCACAGGATCTTTGAGGTCTGTTCTACCATAATATTAGAACTCAGACCTGTTGCCTTTTTCACTGTGCGTAACCAGTGTTGAATTTTCAGTGACgtgttttctgtgtttaagGTGATTTCATTATGCTATAGAATATATGgcttgtttttgtatttaattcatTGATTGGGGCTGGACTCAATCATCTCTatgagtcccttccagcccctacaattccaTGTCTGCGAGAACTGTTGCTTTCAGTGTGATTTAGCTTGggggattttttcttcttatgtcCTGGTTTGTATTCTCATACTGTtacttcttcagcttcttccctgTTTTTGAAGGAAGGGTTTGGGGTAAGGAAAGAACTGAATGTTCCACATTCTGTCTTGACTATATTAAAACTAACATGTTTGGAAGAAGAGAGGCTGCATTCAAACCATCTTCTGGCATTAAGCACCTTGTCAATCTGCAGAGCTACACAGGATCTCTTCATACCCTTGTCAATAGTAGATAGAAGGCAGTACTGAAGCTGGGTTGTAGCTCTTTTGCATCCCTTTGAAGTTGGATGTTTGTGTAAAGTTTTTCTCTACAAATAATGGATGCTGCTAGCTCATTTTTACATCTGCAGACATACAGTTATAAATTCTccactcattttctctttgatgcTAATGGTAAATCTGGATCTGACAGTGAAGTCGCTTCCTGCTGTTAATTAATTCCCTGTAGGGTACTTTAGAatggcttttcttcctcatcagaTATTCAAGCTGTGCAAACACACTTTGACTTTTCATCATTTAGAGCACCTCAAATTTAAGACAACTAAATGTGGATATAGTTTTGAGTCTGAAACAAGGAAAACACCTCAGGGGCTTTTCATAACCAATCACACTGTatgattctttttcctttggtagGAAGGAGACTTCCTGCCCCATTCCCTGTCCCCAAACCTTCCTGCTGGCTGAGTAAGGCTTTCATCACATCCACGTTGTGGCTATTTCAGTCATACATCAGTCTTTACATGATAAGCAGCAAGAATACATCAGCTGAATGTGCAGTGACCTTTCCTTCTGGCTAGTGTGAGCCTCCTCTGCGGGCTCACCTGCTCTGATGTATaacactgattttttcttttgcctgtgagcaaaatcttccatttctttttgcagcaaTAAAAATTGTCAGTAGTTCTTAACTGGTCTTAATGATTGCTCTTACTTTCTCTGTTTCATCTTCAGCAaaagcacagacagaaaatgaaagggaataCTGTGAACGTGCGCCGAGCAGTCCAGGTGAAAACAAAGGCCCCCTGGATGCCCCCAGGAAAAACATCAGTCCTTGATTCCACCTGCAAATGGGAGGTAaggctgcttctgctccccCCAGCCAAGCTTTAGCTGAGGTTGAGGAAGAGTGGTTGTGTAGTTTCAGGCACTTATTCTTTCAGCACTTTTGAACTTTCCACgtggaaataaaaaagctgtttatgttttgtttttcctgcctAGTCTTGTTGCAGTGATGCGACGCGGTCTCTAGTTTTGGTAGTTGGGTTTAGAACACAACTTATATCTTtctgtgtggggaaaaagagCTGccatttattgttctttttcattaggGACCAACTCAACGCCTGGAAATCACACCTCCAGATTCAGATAAAATGATGTCAGTGTTGCGCCTGAGTGATCTCTCTACAGATGAGGAAGATGCTGTTTGCTGCAAGATGAATGAATACGAAAGGAAGATAGATAGCCTGATGAATGTAGTGGGAACGCTGAAGAATGAGGTGAGGGGACCAAGTAAAGACCTACTGGTTCTGGCTTTGTAGCTGATTATTTGGCAAGAGGAGATGAGAGCCTTGATGAAGTGGGAAactgctcagcctgctgcttATGGCGCTAAAGGAAATCAGTCTGAGCTGTTCAGAAAATCAGAACTAATTTACTGCAAAGTTCACAGTGCCCTACTATGAAAGTTCTCGAATCCGTGGCAGTTTCATAAGGTATCTCTGTGCTTTAATGTCCAAATCATCTTTCTTCTACTCAAACCCAAACCTGAGGAGTTGTCATTCCAGAAGGTGAAAAGCACAGTTTGCTGATGTTCTGTACTTGAAGAATCCACTCATTCCTCAAAATAGTTTCTCCTGGTTCTCCTTTAAAATACTCAGGCCAGCGATGTTGTGTTTTCCAGCTAAAGAGCCCCTTATATGTGCTTGTCACCACTTAAAAATGGATAGGGGAGGTTTCCAGATCTCAGTAGATGCTTGGAGAGAGGGAAGGGCAATTGTTCATTTCCTCTGAGGGTCGCAGAGGTTGTATTCTTACTTAATTTATGCAAACTAAATGAAGCTCAATGTGGTAAATGAGAATCGaatttgcatgtatttttttatgctAATCCTTTTCTATTCTATTTGTTCTATGAAAAACTGAATTGGTTACTTGCATAATTGTAAACCAGAGTTCTGTTTTGATAATAAGAGAATTGAATCTAAATAATTGGACTGTTTAACTAAATCCACGCTCACTTCCATTTTGTTAGCTGCAATTCTGTGCAAGCAGGGGAATCTCGGGTGACTTTTTCTGCtgcataaacaaacaaacttggTGCACCAATTCAACCTCCCTCCATATTCTCTCTTCTtgtgtgttttcagctgttttgtgCTCCCAGCTGCCCAATGGgatgcaggaggagcagcggtCAACTTCAGCTTTGTCTTAAATTCtatttaaataatctttttcaGGCTAGGTTGCAGCAACAGgagcaaaagcagcaaatgaCAAAACGTCTCCTTGAGGAACAGAACAAAGAACTGAATGAGGTCACGCAAGAGCTGGTAGAAACAGAACATGAGAACACGCTGCTCAGGCACAATATTGAACGCATGAGGGAGGAGAAAGATCGGACTATGTAAGAAAGCTCCAATTCTCCACTGTAATTAGTGGTATTTGCAGGATACCTTTTGCTGCTGTGGGGTTGTTAGAGCTTTGCAGTTAATATTTTGAATGTTGTTTGAATGTTTTGAATTTGGTTTGCTGAGATTACAACCTCTAGCTAAAGGCTTGGGGCTGTATGCATTAGTGAGTGTTCTTGCTTCGTGTTGAGCCACTGGAAGTCTCATCTCCAGTAATGATTAAGGTCCCCGGGAATGCCCAGCTTTGCATTCTGGCCTTGCTAGTGTGGTGCACACTTTGGTACAAGCTAAATTTGTCCCCTCTAAATTAGTGTTTCTTAGTTGTGATCCTGGCAAGCTCTTGGAGCCTATTTGGCTTCTGTCAGAACAACTTCTCTGGTGAGAGAGGGTGAATTTAGGTGGCTTTTATCCTttatttagtgtttttttttctttctgttctaaCCCAAATAACTGTATGTTCATACTGTCTGCTACAGCTGTCAAAGCTTCATGTTCCTCTGATGGCTGAATTCCCATTGCAGGCAACAGAAAAAGTACTTGCAGCAAGAGAAGGAGTGCCTGATGTCCAAGCTGAGTGAGGCAGAGagagatggagcagcagcagccagagagATTCATGCCCTGAAACATACAATAGAGAGACTCAACTGTGTAggtgttggcttttttgttcTTGCCTTTGCTGCACTGTACTGTTCTATGGCTGTCCTATAAGAATATTGCTACAGCTGCTGATCTGAAGAAATGTAAGAGGTTGAGGGATTTAACTTGCTGAAGATGTTTGCTAAATCTCTTTGGAAACTGGGTATTTATTTGCAGCATCCAGTCACCTTCTGTCCATGTGGTGCTGACTGTGGCCATACTGTGCTTTTATCAGCTTCACGCTTGAATTCCAGGGATTGCATGTGAACAATAcccctttttttcctactagGAGAAACACATGAGCAGCTCAGACATCAAGAAGCTGACGAGacagaaagagctgctgctaCAGAAACTGAGCACCTTTGAAGAAACCAACCGTACGCTCCGGGGACTTCTCAGAGAACAGCACGAGAGGGAGgtgagcagtgctgagagctTCAGCTTGGATGAGTACTGAAGGCAGCGCTGCGTAATGGACTGAAAATGGAACCTGAGTTTGAGAACTCTGTAACTCTTTATCCCACTGCTGCCTTTGACCATTGTGTCACAAAGGATGGTTCTGTTTATTCCTACCTACTTTGCTAAAATAAGATTGACTTTGCTGTGAGGGCGTTGCAGCATCCAAACCTTTGGCATCTTTAAGAAGTACAGGCACTGTGTTGTCAACCTGCTCACCTGGAAATTGCTCTTCTTCCTCTAGTTTTTATTCCCTTTGAACAAAAGCAAGCCAATGTTAACCAGTGTTTGCTCAGCCACCAGTGAGACTGGAGGAGAGGGCTGAGTTCTTCTGTGTGACTTGCCCTGAGTAATGAGGAGAGTTCTAAAAGTTCTTAAGTTACTGTTGTGCTTCTTGCTATTGTCTTTGTATGGGGGAACTGGGGAAGTTTTTGAGATAGGTTTTGATATGTGAAATACTGAGCAAATTCCGTGCGTGGTAT is a window encoding:
- the PTGES2 gene encoding prostaglandin E synthase 2 codes for the protein MAAAGRAWRLAALLPPWRLRTPCRSSCSAARGAAAGGGRLLLGAAFALGGGAGLCLAARHRLREHSAAELPAGNLQLTLYQYKTCPFCSKVRAFLDYHGLPYEIVEVNPIMRKEIKFSSYRKVPILLADAGSPLQLNDSSVIISAIKTYLISKKNSLEEIVSFYPPMKTVTEQGKEVLEYGNKYWLMLDEKETKRVYPVKEVRVEEMQWRKWADDWLVHLISPNVYRTPKEALASFDYIVREGKFGTVEGFFAKYLGAVAMFFVSKRLKKRHHLRDDVREDLYEAVDKWVKAIGKNRLFMGGSQPNLADLAVYGVLRVMEGLEAFDDMMVHTKIQPWYQRMEEAIQKAAA